Genomic segment of Coffea arabica cultivar ET-39 chromosome 1e, Coffea Arabica ET-39 HiFi, whole genome shotgun sequence:
TTGAACTAAATGGCAGGAAAATGGCTTTAGGACTTGTTGAAAGTCCTCGGTGAGTGGATGAATACTAGTAGCAGCAGTACTGAATACACGCAGTTACTGCCGTAAGTTTTACGATGTGGATAAAGCTATGATGTATGCATTCTTCAACAGTCAAGGATATTAATAACATTACTGTTACTCTGGTAGAAGTTAGGCCAAatcataaatgaaccatatCGTGTGTCATTTACACATTAATTTCGCAAGCCGGAGCTTGGTGCCATTATTGGAGATGAAATAATGACTTAAAGGAAGCAATCATATGACATCAAATAATGACTTTCCTCACTTAAAGGAAGCAATAATACCTCGCCGTTAGTTTAATATTTTTCATATTATGATTAATTTTAATGCATAACAATTAATctgaattcaaaattaaaaccTAAATTGTTCATATGTCTCGTGTCTGTGGTAGCATATACATTATTAGCATATataaagttaattttttttttggtttaactaTTAAAATATCACTTCTCCTACCCCCGCCTCAGACAAATTAGAAATTGAGACCGTGAGCATTTATGTGTTTTCGACCACCGATTACGATCCACTCCAGTGCTTAGAAGAGAAAAATAATGGCGTGTCAATATCTAACTCGACTTAATGTATCGATTCCCATCCATAAACTTGAATCCCCCAAAGAAacgtatacatatatatatatattgccgGAACGGAACGGCTGCACAAATCATTCTCTCGACCACTTTCACAGAATCAAAGGTCTTGAATAACACTACTAGCTACTCTTTTGACTCCAATAGCTAAAGGAGTCCCATCATTCCTAAAAGAGCCGTGGAATATTCAACGTGGAGAGAAGTCCAAAGTACAAAAGCATCACTATTAACCGCGTTTTTTGCCAATGCCCGACTCCTCAAACCATAATTCTGGAGGACCATTTTCGTTATTAGTGGGGAACAACTTCATTCCAGTCTCCGAAGAAGGTTAAGCTGACCCCCCAAAAAGCAGAATATAAAGTGCTCCTAAACGATCTCTGAGAGGGATCTTTTCATTCTTTCTCGACAAATTGAAAGGCAACTCAATGTCAATCATGCGAACCGAATGTCGACTGTCTCAAGAAATCAGCTAAGAAGTGAGATGCGTACTCTTGATTGGCAGAATCGAAAAGCTTCCCgagtcttgaaaccgaaaagccTGTCTTGTGAAACCGCATATAGCCGCCCTGCCAAGACAGAACACCAAACCGAGCTTGCTACAGGCATATTCCGCAATGTTGATTAGTAGATTAAGAAGAATATACTCTATTTCATACCTTAATATACTGAATAAAGGGCTACAAAAGGGTCATAATCTGAATACAAAAATGACTCTGCTACAGAATTGGCATATAATGCCGTgtgaaaaatataaatatggAAGCCCTATAATACAGAGCCCATCAAAAAATCAGGCTAGATTTTATTAGGACGAGGCAGTAATGAACTCGAGTGCGTCCTGTATACCTATATAAATAAAGAAATATCACCACGAAAAAGGGCTTGCTCCCAACAGGAAAATTTCATTCTCTACGTCTTTCACCCATTGACAAACCCGGTTGCAAGCTTTTATAGCCAAAGCCTGTGAAATATAAGTGCATAATAACTTAATAGAAGGAACGACCAACTATAGACGagattaaagggaaaaaaaaaaggtagcgTGCCAAACAATGAAAGACACTCAACTACAATTCTTGCATATCAAACAAGGTCAAGTTATCATTATAGATACGCTTTTAATCAATTTATTCACTAACAAATGGTGATTTGTCTATTCCATTATGTGCAGGCATATAATGGTCTTACTCAAAATAATCCTATGCATGACATTATGATGAACTGCTGACTTGAGACAACTCAGGCTAAGATTTAAGACAAGTTGAACTCATAATAGAAAGAATCTTCATCATCTAACCTTGTCTGCGAGGGGATCAAATGCCGCATATAGCTCAAAATCTTGAGTGACCCAGCAAAGCAGTGCTGCCACGTTAAAAAGGACCCATTCCAAAGTGAAACTCTTAAATGAAAAGATCAAAAAATAATCTTAAAGAGCACATCAATAAAGTGCATCATTTGACAGAAAACCAAACTAACTGAACAAATGTAAACAATCAGCAGACATGacaaatcatcaaaatcaaacaTATGGAGCCTATTCCAGCTAAAACAGAacaggaagaaagagaaactcATACTGACAATATCAAAACTCTATTGGTGCAGTATAGAGAAGCATTAATACAGACAGAGATTACCAGAACCCAATATGAAGTCATCTAATTAATGACAAACAAATATACATGCATATTCTCGAAAAGTAATTTGAAGAGATATATATTAGGGGCAATCATAATGCAGAAAGCTACACCACTATAGAGTTTGAAACTAGGTAATATATGGTGAAAAAGCTTACATATCTGAATAATGACTTTCACTAGCTTTCCATAAAAAATCAGTGGCTTAACAAAACCTGGGCCAACTTAAGAAATGCTCatgtattattttataaaattacaAAGTGAGAAGTATTTAACAGTCTATTTGTGCCTAACAATGCTTCCTACTGCCATCAGTGTACTCATCAGAAGTAGATTCTTCAAATTGTCCAGTACAAAGACAGGCAAAAGATGCCACTTTCTCAGTTTTGCTTTTCAAGAGTGAGATTCCTAATTTCAGATGCTAACTAGTTCCAACATTAGAccacttttaatttctttattcaAGTAACTGAAAAAGTTTCCACCATCAACTCTTGGGTCAATCTCTAAAAACAGATCTCACAACATTGGATACCAAAAGAAGAATAACACAGCCAATTATCCATGAAGAATGCCAACCAAATGGAGCTTCTTCTCACCATAGTTTTCATCCCTTCTGAACTGGGTTTTATGTGGTCCAACATCTTTTTCATGCATGGATGCATAAAGCTTCTGATAAGCTCTATATAACCTACAAAAGAAAACTCACATGTTCACGCCAAAAAATAGATCTTTCCGATGAACAAGATTTGTCACTACAATCTCCAGCTAAATAGTGCAAAATTACCTTTTCTGCTGTCGCAAGCTATTGATTGGTAATGCAAATTCAGATGATACATACTGGTTAAGATAAATACTGCGGTACATGAAATGCCATAGCCCAGCAGGACCACCAACACCAATAAACTCTGTCAACCTCTCTGTGGAATCAGTTGCAAGCCTAGATTGACTTAAGTGAGGGGATGCAATTCCAGGATGAGAAGCAGGGTTCGTAGACAAATCCTCAACATGCATGCGACCTTCCAGCATGGATTTCTGAACTTCGACGAGTACATTCGACTTCAAAAGTACAGTCTCAATACGAATCCTATGCCATATATAGAAGATATTTCAATCTCGAAGTTCAAAGGAGATACTTATTTGAATGGAGCTAGACGGAATATATAACAACAAAAATGAACAGATAGAGGAAGTGACATTTTATTCTTGACCTATCAAGAAGTGTAACAGCCAGCAAAATAAATCACCTGCAATCCTTAAGGTGGTAAAAAGCATCTGAACTTGTAGTGAGCAATATCAAGTAGGTGTCAACCTGCAAACAAAAACATCTTTTATGTGTCATTTGTTGATAATCAACCAGCAGGAACAGCTTCTTATCCAGAGTTACCAAACTATATTGAATTCAGCAATTTCTTATTTTAGAGTAACTATCAATAGAATAGTTCAGAATACACTGGAAATTTGGGTAACGTACATCAAAATAGTGGACATATGCATATAGAAATGCCATGGGATTATATCTTGGTAGGCAAATTGGTGAGAAAGATTCAGATGTCCTATACAAAGACAATACTGATATGAGAATATAGTCAGGGCAAAAGCAGAAGCGCCATAGAATGACATATAAAAGATCAGTCAGTGATTGCACATACCTAAATGATTCAGATGATACAACAAAATTAGAGAGAAGAAGCATGTCATCAGGATGAAGGGATGCTTTTTGTGCACCAACAAGACAGATAACCTGCATTTATGTCAATTGAGTAGTCTCACCAATAAGTTACTAATATCACATTCCAACCTCTTTCTTAAAGCACAATTAGATAAAGAAGATATAAAAAGAACCTTGTGTCTACACATTAAAATTGCAAACAGGACACCTGAATCAGCCACATCTTGTAATATTGCACCAGCAGCTTGTCTTGTTGCATAAGCAAGGGGAAGACAAGTGTATGCATGGAGAAAAGTAGCTGGGTTCCTACAAGTTATAGTAAAAACTTTCATCACAACGGATGAAGCAAGTCAATTACAATGAATATTTACAAGCAGTATATTAGTCAAAAGGTTGGAAGATTAAGAAGACGGAATTGACATCTTGTCAGCTTTAAAAACTGACGGATAGTAAACAGCATTGAAAACTTTGTTAAGCACAATATGTTTTCTCCATTCATCTTTCAAATTATATTGCATAATCTGAGACCATTCAGCAAGTAAAGTAGCCAGAATTTCTGGAATATAaacattccaaaaatttcagaatATTTTGTTCCTGGATCTCATTTTAACAGCACGACAACCTTTTAAGTcttaaaataaaaggaaaaggaagtttATTAGTTCCTTGCTTaactgcatttttcttcacACTCAAGAAAGTACTACAATCCAAGTCAATAAAAGACAACTcctgaaaagggaaaaaataaataaattgccaCAAGTTGATCTTAAATTATTATGACAGGGAAGAGAGAATAAATAACAAACCAATTGAAAGAATGGATGAGAGAAGAGAAGACCACATCTGTTCCTCCAAGCAAAGGCGTCATATCAAATTTTGGATTCTTCTCGAAACATCTATTTACAGACTTTGTAAGAATAAGTATCATCTGCAATCATATTGAATAATAAGTAGCTGCATTAATTGTTGGAAGACTTCTATTAAATGAATCAATCAGACATAAAGTAGAAAGGTAATTAAAACTTCCAGACAGCAAAGTTTATTTTCTCTAGGAATACATCTCAGAGTCAAATCCTGCAAATTAGGAAAAAAGCTACCTGACCATAGAGAAGCTCCAGTTGCCCCCTCAGTGACTCGTATGGCTCTTCTGTACAGCTTATACAAACGAGGTAAATTGGTCCTTTAACAAGAAAAACAACCTGAAACACGATGGACAaattaatgaaaagaaagaaagatatcACCCTATTTCTACATCCCATCCCATAATAaacaaaataccaaaaataaaagtaaaaataaaatacataATCTACCACAATGGCCTTTACTTCTATGGACACTTATGAGAGTAAAGTGAGGCCAGGACATATGTATGATGCAGATGCACCCTGGAAAACACTACACAACTTGGGTCATCTCAAACTAGAAAAATGAAAGCAAGGCATTTGCAAAAGAATTTTAATCTCTCAAATTTGAATTGGGCAAACAAACAGTTGGAGATACTACACAAAAACTTTCCCCTGAAATAGATCTTGAAGCCTCAATTATTCAAGATAAAGAGGGCCAAAGTTCCAGGCAAAGCATCCTTTTACAGCAGCAAATTATCGAAGAATGATTTTTTGCTGTCATATTCGATTACTATAGCAGGATACAGATGAAACCGTGCTAATAATAGCCTCACAGATAAATGCATTTTCCCTCATAGAAGAGAAAGCAACATCTAATGCCTAAACCTATTCTACTTTCAATAATAAGAAACTATTTAACAAGAGGATGCTGACAACTTGTTTTACATTTCTTACAAACCATAAGATATTTCCATCCTATTATGGCTCTAAAACTGCAAATTGCccaaggacaaaaatcaagtgCCCTACCAAGCAATTTCCCTCGTTTAATTCATGCTAAACCTATTAAACTTCTCTAATTtggatttaaaaagaaaaatacaagactATAGCAGTCAACTACATAACATGAATTGCAGCTCAGCAAATGCATTTTTGGTTACATAAAAAGGTACTACATGTTAGGAGTCATTTCCAAGGATAAGTAAACCACCAAAGTTTttgttcttcctttctttctttctttctttttttgctgGAGAACTATCATTCACATCTCAAACAGCTCTGTCTAATTCTTAACGTATTCAGATATAAAAAAGAACCTTCAAACAAGTTCATGGAAGCTTGTAAAATTATCCAAGGCTTGGAAAACACACGCACACACAAAGCAATGCTATTTTTTCACTTGTGAAGACAATTAAATTCAAAACAGAAACTTATAATCTCTAAAAAAATAAACTTCATGAAGGTCCAGAGAGGAGTTTTACTGACCTGGTGCTTTCCTGCTCTTACCAATTTCACACGATCTCCCCTGAAAAGAAGTCAATGATGCATAACTATTGCGATTTAAGCTAATCTTTGTTGCTAAAAGAGGTGGAACAAGTCAATAAGTAGAAAAGATCAACCACAATAGAATTTGAAGTGGATGTAGCTATCAATGTACCCATTCTCCACAAAGGAAATAATGGCCTGTAGAGTCGCAGAGAATCCAGCTAGCTTGTGTTCATCTCCATATCTTTaaacataattaaaaaaaaagaactaattAAGAATGTCTAGATCCAGGACCACACTGTGCTGCAAAATAAAACTCTTAACTCTATGTCCCAACGAGACTAAATTGTGCAGCATATACACACCTCGAATAAATGGGTTTTCCAGAGTGACTCAAAATAAAGAaatgtttcttcctttttctccaTGAAATAGAATCATCATCCTGCACTTCATCGATTTATCAAACAGAAAGATAAAGCTGGTAATCAAATAAGATACGAATCAACATAAGAAATTACTACAGCAATTCATATAAAGTAAGGGAAAAAGTACGTGCCAAAATTGTCAACATCTTCAGAAAATGGAACTCTTCATGTGTTCCAATGGTACAGCATTAAAGCTATATTCCACAATTCCGCTAAAGGTTTTAATTATGAATAAGTTTACATATATATGCATACATCCCATTTAAGTCAAAACCTTTCCAATTTTCAGGAGGGGAAAGAAGAGAGAACCACTATCAACTGATAGCGTATTAATCTTGGGCAAACACCAACACTTATGACATGATTTCAAGCACAACAAATAGCTTGACACTTTATATTAATTCAGAAGGTTAGTTGAATAAGCATTTACATGCATGTACACATACACAAATAATGTCAAATATTATGTACCAAAATCAATTAACCTCCTAATTACTTGAAAGGGTCATTTCCAATAATCTGTAAAATCATGCATTGGTCCCAACTTATCTTAACCATACATTAGTTTAAATATAGCTATAAACAAAACAGGATACCCTTCAGAAATTTGAgccaaaaattctaaaatttccCGTAAACTGACCTCATCGCCATGGCGTTTCCCGGGAGTCCAGGGAGCCGGAGAATGTGCAACTCCGTCAAAATCACCGTTACTCCGAACTTCGACAATCTCGTCGTCATTATaatcatcatttccatcctcctCAACTCCACTGGTGGCACTACTCCCTCTCTCACCAGCATACCCACTGCTACTCGGACTTGACGGCGCCGCCCCTTCCTCCATTTCCGAAACATTCGCCCATACTCTCGACGAGCTCACCTTCAACTTCTCCTCTGAGTTCCCCGGCAGCTCTTCGATCTCATTTATCGATCCATTCACCAATTCCTCTCGAATTTC
This window contains:
- the LOC113707950 gene encoding vacuolar fusion protein MON1 homolog isoform X1 → MPSPSNSSSYSSSSDEQNPNSAPNPNPPSIDQSLDAIENQLASISTFQPGSLLEPESEFGVNDDEIREELVNGSINEIEELPGNSEEKLKVSSSRVWANVSEMEEGAAPSSPSSSGYAGERGSSATSGVEEDGNDDYNDDEIVEVRSNGDFDGVAHSPAPWTPGKRHGDEDDDSISWRKRKKHFFILSHSGKPIYSRYGDEHKLAGFSATLQAIISFVENGGDRVKLVRAGKHQVVFLVKGPIYLVCISCTEEPYESLRGQLELLYGQMILILTKSVNRCFEKNPKFDMTPLLGGTDVVFSSLIHSFNWNPATFLHAYTCLPLAYATRQAAGAILQDVADSGVLFAILMCRHKVICLVGAQKASLHPDDMLLLSNFVVSSESFRYVQSLTDLLYVILWRFCFCPDYILISVLSLYRTSESFSPICLPRYNPMAFLYAYVHYFDVDTYLILLTTSSDAFYHLKDCRIRIETVLLKSNVLVEVQKSMLEGRMHVEDLSTNPASHPGIASPHLSQSRLATDSTERLTEFIGVGGPAGLWHFMYRSIYLNQYVSSEFALPINSLRQQKRLYRAYQKLYASMHEKDVGPHKTQFRRDENYALLCWVTQDFELYAAFDPLADKALAIKACNRVCQWVKDVENEIFLLGASPFSW
- the LOC113707950 gene encoding vacuolar fusion protein MON1 homolog isoform X2, coding for MPSPSNSSSYSSSSDEQNPNSAPNPNPPSIDQSLDAIENQLASISTFQPGSLLEPESEFGVNDDEIREELVNGSINEIEELPGNSEEKLKVSSSRVWANVSEMEEGAAPSSPSSSGYAGERGSSATSGVEEDGNDDYNDDEIVEVRSNGDFDGVAHSPAPWTPGKRHGDEDDDSISWRKRKKHFFILSHSGKPIYSRYGDEHKLAGFSATLQAIISFVENGGDRVKLVRAGKHQVVFLVKGPIYLVCISCTEEPYESLRGQLELLYGQMILILTKSVNRCFEKNPKFDMTPLLGGTDVVFSSLIHSFNWNPATFLHAYTCLPLAYATRQAAGAILQDVADSGVLFAILMCRHKVICLVGAQKASLHPDDMLLLSNFVVSSESFRTSESFSPICLPRYNPMAFLYAYVHYFDVDTYLILLTTSSDAFYHLKDCRIRIETVLLKSNVLVEVQKSMLEGRMHVEDLSTNPASHPGIASPHLSQSRLATDSTERLTEFIGVGGPAGLWHFMYRSIYLNQYVSSEFALPINSLRQQKRLYRAYQKLYASMHEKDVGPHKTQFRRDENYALLCWVTQDFELYAAFDPLADKALAIKACNRVCQWVKDVENEIFLLGASPFSW